The Neobacillus sp. PS3-34 genome has a window encoding:
- a CDS encoding sugar-binding domain-containing protein, producing the protein MDNKVNLSGEWDVYVNFSEPIESSKEIASISDWNKISVPGCWEQTDKDKKSDGPVWYRKRFSVPEDWQGNAISVHFEGVNYYCEVWLNGISIGFHEGGWNGFELDVTNNIDFSEQNELLVKVYKQGDRFPIRECLAGFFPDVGVIFGGIWKPVTVKLMPPVTLEDIFVKPDVKEGKIEVEFDLKNHSFKQQEMEVQFSLFNPNGSLEQTITKTLTVPEVHQLTNHSMTINLMNDIQLWNPDTPHLYTLETKAVLEEREIFTDHTRFGMKKVHIEGDHIYLNGSPLYLRGVLHWGWYSETIAPIPTREEIRAELTKVKECGFNLVKHCLYVPTKDYFEIADEMGIFIWQELPMWLPKISDEFYNRVNYQYERIIKEIRNHPSIILWTLGCELDHSVNAEFLSNLYETAKKLTNNAIIRDNSGSGECYGGLLKEYADFYDYHFYNDVHFYRDLINQFAGSWREEKPWVFGEFCDYDVFRDIEKVKQQYNGELPWWLKNDTVENPGSIEERWHWYRQEEKMAY; encoded by the coding sequence ATGGATAACAAAGTAAATTTATCAGGTGAATGGGATGTCTATGTTAATTTTTCTGAACCAATCGAGAGCAGTAAAGAAATTGCATCAATTAGCGATTGGAACAAAATTTCTGTTCCAGGCTGTTGGGAGCAGACGGACAAAGATAAAAAATCGGATGGCCCAGTGTGGTACCGGAAACGGTTTTCCGTTCCGGAAGACTGGCAAGGGAATGCAATATCCGTTCATTTTGAAGGAGTCAATTATTATTGTGAAGTATGGCTTAATGGAATAAGTATTGGTTTCCATGAGGGTGGTTGGAATGGGTTTGAACTGGATGTAACGAATAACATTGATTTTTCCGAGCAGAATGAATTACTCGTTAAAGTTTACAAACAAGGCGATCGTTTCCCAATTAGGGAATGTCTTGCGGGTTTTTTCCCGGATGTCGGGGTCATTTTTGGTGGGATATGGAAGCCAGTCACGGTTAAATTAATGCCACCTGTTACTTTAGAGGATATTTTTGTAAAACCTGATGTAAAAGAAGGAAAAATAGAAGTTGAATTTGATCTTAAAAATCATTCATTCAAACAACAGGAAATGGAGGTTCAGTTCTCACTTTTTAATCCAAATGGCAGCCTTGAACAAACGATCACAAAAACGTTAACGGTACCTGAAGTTCACCAGCTTACAAATCACTCTATGACTATCAATCTGATGAATGATATTCAGCTTTGGAATCCAGACACACCTCATTTATATACATTGGAAACAAAGGCAGTCCTGGAAGAAAGAGAAATTTTTACTGATCATACAAGGTTTGGTATGAAGAAGGTACATATTGAAGGGGATCATATTTATTTAAACGGAAGCCCTTTATATTTGCGTGGTGTCCTGCATTGGGGCTGGTACTCTGAAACGATTGCGCCAATCCCTACTCGTGAAGAAATTCGTGCAGAACTTACCAAGGTAAAAGAATGCGGATTCAATCTTGTAAAACATTGCTTATATGTTCCTACGAAGGATTATTTTGAAATCGCTGATGAAATGGGAATCTTTATTTGGCAGGAGCTTCCAATGTGGCTGCCGAAGATTTCCGACGAATTTTATAACAGAGTGAATTATCAGTATGAACGGATTATAAAGGAGATTCGTAACCATCCATCTATTATTCTTTGGACTCTCGGTTGTGAGCTTGATCATTCCGTAAATGCGGAGTTTCTCTCGAATCTGTATGAAACGGCCAAAAAATTAACGAATAACGCCATCATTAGAGACAATAGTGGATCTGGAGAATGTTATGGTGGCCTGTTAAAGGAATATGCGGATTTTTATGATTATCATTTTTACAATGATGTTCATTTTTATCGGGATTTAATCAATCAATTCGCAGGCTCCTGGAGAGAGGAAAAACCATGGGTTTTTGGAGAGTTTTGTGACTATGATGTTTTCAGGGATATCGAAAAAGTAAAACAGCAATACAATGGAGAACTTCCTTGGTGGCTAAAAAATGACACCGTCGAAAATCCAGGTTCAATTGAAGAACGCTGGCATTGGTATCGACAGGAAGAAAAAATGGCCTATTAA
- a CDS encoding LacI family DNA-binding transcriptional regulator — translation MTTIRDVAKMAGVSVATVSRVLNKNGYVNKDTENTVMQTMKELNFEPSPVARGLAGKTMKTISLILPDISNPFFPELARAVEDIAQQHQFNVFLCNSDNLEKKEKSYIDVMQKKSIDGLIIVSNTVEEETIKKLQSSKIPVVLLDRPFTNNNCSIVRAQNTEGAQVAVKHLLDVGCKKIAHISGPKIVNPAHERLIGYTEMVSHFDWFNDSFIEEGGFDIKGGREAMKRLLISNPDIDGVFAGNDLMALGALKELLHMGIKVPEQVAICGFDGIQLTEYTEPGITTIAQPIYEMGALATDVLIQKIKRELNENKTFELPVKLIIRKSTKK, via the coding sequence ATGACGACGATAAGAGATGTGGCTAAAATGGCCGGAGTATCAGTAGCAACGGTTTCACGTGTCTTAAATAAAAATGGCTATGTAAACAAGGACACTGAAAATACAGTCATGCAAACGATGAAAGAGCTTAATTTCGAACCAAGCCCTGTGGCAAGGGGCTTAGCTGGAAAAACGATGAAGACAATCTCTTTAATTTTGCCAGATATTTCAAACCCGTTTTTTCCTGAGCTTGCCAGAGCAGTTGAGGATATAGCGCAGCAGCACCAATTTAATGTCTTCCTTTGTAATTCGGATAATCTCGAGAAAAAGGAAAAATCGTATATTGATGTAATGCAGAAAAAGAGTATTGATGGGTTGATTATCGTTTCAAACACGGTTGAGGAGGAGACGATAAAGAAATTACAGAGTTCTAAAATTCCTGTTGTTTTGCTTGACCGCCCATTTACGAATAACAACTGCAGCATCGTTAGAGCGCAAAATACGGAGGGTGCGCAGGTTGCAGTTAAGCATTTATTAGATGTTGGCTGTAAGAAAATAGCTCATATCTCAGGTCCAAAGATTGTAAATCCGGCTCATGAAAGATTAATAGGATATACAGAAATGGTTTCACATTTTGACTGGTTCAATGACTCTTTCATTGAAGAAGGCGGATTTGATATAAAAGGCGGAAGAGAAGCGATGAAAAGACTGCTTATCTCAAATCCCGACATTGATGGGGTTTTTGCCGGCAATGATTTGATGGCTCTTGGTGCATTGAAGGAGTTGCTCCACATGGGTATAAAGGTACCGGAGCAAGTGGCGATTTGCGGGTTTGATGGAATCCAGCTTACCGAATATACAGAGCCTGGTATCACAACGATTGCACAGCCAATCTATGAAATGGGTGCGCTGGCTACCGATGTTTTAATTCAAAAAATAAAAAGAGAACTAAATGAAAATAAAACCTTTGAACTGCCTGTAAAACTCATCATCCGGAAATCAACAAAAAAATAA
- a CDS encoding phosphotransferase, which yields MMDKESIKELMDKGIIPNEIKSEKSLSGGTVSELVLLEFNDGAKRVIKSNEPHVIEAEAMFLEHYQNIELLPQVYYVDPSHKFMLYSFIEGSVTFNTKNKEKTLRELVTSVINQYEHISNPNGWGWADELSPSWVDFLLSRLNESSAILDNTLPAEDEKLVRAIIGKLHSDNAESLPCLLHGDFGFHNFIFEDHILCGVIDPTPVYGQPLYDLIYAFCSTPDGLTKETIESAASLLNESKSGQDLYEEVLVGLFFRIASCIKHHPYDLKQYLEAWSYWKEIV from the coding sequence ATGATGGACAAGGAATCTATTAAGGAATTGATGGACAAGGGTATTATTCCAAACGAAATAAAGAGTGAAAAATCATTAAGCGGAGGTACGGTGAGTGAATTAGTACTTCTGGAATTCAATGATGGCGCCAAAAGAGTGATAAAGTCCAATGAACCGCATGTTATTGAAGCTGAGGCTATGTTCCTGGAACATTATCAAAATATCGAGCTACTGCCTCAGGTATATTATGTGGATCCATCACACAAATTCATGCTGTATTCATTCATCGAAGGATCCGTCACGTTTAATACAAAAAATAAAGAGAAGACACTGAGGGAACTTGTAACTTCAGTAATCAACCAATACGAACATATTTCAAATCCCAATGGTTGGGGCTGGGCAGATGAATTATCCCCTTCCTGGGTGGATTTTCTTTTATCACGGCTAAATGAGTCAAGTGCAATCCTGGATAACACACTGCCAGCAGAGGATGAAAAATTAGTCCGAGCTATCATTGGAAAACTCCATTCAGACAACGCAGAGAGTCTTCCCTGCCTTCTGCACGGTGATTTCGGGTTCCATAATTTTATATTTGAAGATCATATACTATGTGGCGTGATTGATCCTACACCCGTTTATGGTCAACCGCTTTATGATTTAATCTATGCCTTCTGCTCTACACCCGACGGATTAACAAAGGAAACGATTGAATCAGCAGCAAGCCTTCTAAATGAATCGAAAAGCGGACAAGACTTATATGAGGAAGTACTGGTAGGGTTATTCTTCAGGATCGCTTCTTGTATTAAGCACCATCCGTACGATTTAAAACAGTACTTGGAGGCATGGAGTTATTGGAAAGAAATTGTATAA
- a CDS encoding VOC family protein, protein MNFHGKPNTFVSQVDLKVSNLERSLIFYQNVVGFKILEQTATTAKLTADGKTPMLTLEQPARAVSKQRNTTGLYHFAILLPQRSDLGRVLEHLIQLNYPLGAADHYVSEALYLQDPDDNGIEIYWDRPASTWDWKNGEVAMATEQLDARSILAEGKGMQWNGLPEGTIIGHIHLHVSDLNNTEEFYVKGLGFNVVNHFGNQALFISTGNYHHHIGLNTWAGEGAPAPSENSVGLNWFSIVLPSEDARKNVINELVGMGASVKEEDGVFITADPSGNRIQLLV, encoded by the coding sequence ATGAATTTTCATGGCAAGCCAAACACATTTGTAAGCCAGGTGGATTTAAAGGTTTCCAATTTAGAACGTTCACTTATCTTTTATCAAAATGTTGTCGGATTTAAAATACTAGAACAAACCGCCACAACAGCTAAACTTACTGCAGATGGTAAAACACCAATGTTAACGCTGGAACAACCGGCAAGGGCTGTCTCAAAACAACGAAATACTACAGGACTGTATCATTTCGCCATTCTTTTACCACAACGTTCTGATTTGGGGAGGGTATTGGAGCATCTTATTCAGCTCAATTATCCACTGGGAGCAGCAGATCATTATGTAAGTGAAGCTCTTTACTTACAGGATCCGGATGACAATGGGATAGAGATATATTGGGATAGGCCAGCCTCAACATGGGACTGGAAAAACGGGGAAGTGGCAATGGCGACGGAGCAACTGGATGCAAGAAGCATCTTGGCAGAAGGTAAAGGTATGCAATGGAATGGTCTCCCTGAAGGGACTATCATTGGGCATATCCATTTGCACGTATCTGATTTAAATAATACGGAAGAATTTTATGTTAAGGGTTTAGGTTTCAATGTTGTAAATCATTTTGGCAACCAGGCTCTTTTTATTTCTACAGGTAATTATCATCATCATATCGGTTTAAATACTTGGGCAGGGGAGGGTGCTCCTGCTCCTTCAGAAAATAGCGTCGGGTTAAATTGGTTCTCAATTGTGCTTCCAAGTGAGGATGCTCGAAAAAATGTGATCAACGAATTAGTGGGTATGGGGGCATCGGTAAAAGAGGAAGATGGTGTCTTCATTACCGCAGACCCTTCAGGGAATCGTATACAACTGCTGGTTTAA
- a CDS encoding GNAT family N-acetyltransferase gives MIIRKAVQGDALNLLNLRMQVEESNFMLYDPGERNTTEEKQRRLIESMEAEDNSAIFLAEENGELVGFLFAMGNNINRIRHSVHVAVGVGEAFRGNGVGTMLFQKLEAWAKSKQIRRLELTVIEHNIAGRSLYEKMGFLIEGTKNDSLFVDGKFVNEFYMAKLL, from the coding sequence ATGATTATAAGGAAGGCAGTTCAGGGCGATGCTTTAAATTTATTGAATTTAAGGATGCAAGTCGAGGAATCAAATTTTATGCTATATGATCCAGGGGAAAGGAACACGACAGAAGAAAAGCAAAGGAGGTTAATCGAATCCATGGAAGCAGAAGACAATTCAGCCATATTTCTGGCGGAAGAGAACGGCGAATTGGTTGGCTTTCTATTTGCAATGGGAAATAATATTAATAGAATTCGACATTCTGTCCATGTAGCTGTTGGTGTTGGCGAAGCTTTTAGAGGAAATGGTGTAGGAACGATGCTCTTCCAGAAATTAGAGGCATGGGCAAAAAGCAAACAAATCCGCCGCCTCGAGCTGACCGTAATCGAGCATAATATTGCGGGCAGAAGTTTATATGAAAAAATGGGCTTTCTGATTGAAGGTACAAAAAATGATTCCCTCTTTGTTGATGGAAAATTTGTAAATGAGTTTTATATGGCGAAGCTGCTGTAG
- a CDS encoding cation:dicarboxylate symporter family transporter → MDINTLSSKDLEQDSFESREAQKEGLQTKNLFKSIPFPFWVFITLATGFLLGLFFPHNAFVQTLAKSGEIFPKTIVTFATVIIFFLLSGATIKLITVHKDKAGKLFGRIFLLYLVLGLAALAWAGLFIKVIVGVDFDTKGAHAAGFGTLITGIFGTFKTIITQHPLLQVLVAAVFIGWLASSNKRFVPVANGIMKISDHILGFFKKLLWYYPIMIGCLAINIPLKFGTNGVAAYGKTVLWVMCMALTWTAVMLIVTKLISKRTWKQILSYYITVFSTGFGTGGSYDTLAVNIISAEKDLKLKPEFAETSIVFGTVLNKSTATMAVLIVTVTTCEMMHIPLSFSEILLLVLPLWILGLESPGVPGGAGFFMSPVIALILQVPDPVLFTTTFITMYSGLIPMITTAVNTTDDGLIGAMVEDRFAPMEKEEART, encoded by the coding sequence ATGGACATCAATACACTTAGCAGCAAAGACCTTGAGCAGGACAGCTTTGAAAGCAGGGAGGCTCAGAAAGAAGGATTACAGACTAAAAATCTTTTTAAAAGTATCCCTTTTCCATTTTGGGTATTCATCACTCTCGCCACAGGTTTTCTTCTCGGTTTGTTTTTTCCTCATAACGCTTTCGTTCAAACACTGGCAAAAAGCGGAGAGATTTTTCCGAAAACGATTGTAACCTTTGCCACTGTCATCATTTTTTTCCTCCTTTCTGGTGCAACGATTAAACTGATCACTGTCCATAAAGATAAGGCAGGAAAATTGTTTGGCCGCATCTTTCTTTTATACCTTGTTCTTGGGCTGGCAGCATTAGCATGGGCAGGCTTGTTCATCAAGGTGATTGTAGGGGTTGATTTTGACACAAAAGGAGCACATGCTGCAGGATTCGGTACCCTTATCACTGGTATATTTGGAACATTTAAAACCATTATCACGCAGCATCCATTATTGCAGGTCCTAGTCGCAGCGGTTTTCATTGGCTGGCTCGCATCTAGTAATAAACGCTTTGTTCCCGTCGCCAACGGGATTATGAAAATTAGTGATCACATTTTAGGATTCTTTAAAAAGCTGCTCTGGTATTACCCGATTATGATTGGATGTCTCGCTATTAATATTCCGCTTAAATTCGGAACAAATGGAGTAGCTGCCTACGGAAAAACGGTCCTTTGGGTAATGTGCATGGCCTTAACGTGGACCGCTGTCATGCTTATCGTGACAAAGCTCATTTCAAAAAGAACCTGGAAACAAATCTTGTCATACTACATTACTGTTTTCTCAACAGGTTTTGGTACGGGCGGTTCTTACGATACACTTGCCGTTAATATTATCTCCGCTGAAAAAGATCTAAAACTCAAACCTGAATTCGCTGAAACATCCATTGTGTTCGGAACTGTTTTGAATAAGAGCACTGCTACAATGGCTGTTTTAATAGTCACTGTTACGACATGTGAGATGATGCATATTCCGCTGTCATTTTCGGAAATTCTCTTACTTGTACTTCCGCTCTGGATTTTAGGGTTGGAATCGCCCGGAGTACCAGGTGGAGCTGGATTCTTTATGTCACCGGTTATCGCACTCATTCTTCAGGTGCCTGATCCGGTACTCTTTACAACGACTTTTATCACGATGTATTCAGGATTAATACCCATGATCACAACTGCAGTAAATACTACAGATGATGGTTTAATCGGAGCTATGGTCGAGGATCGGTTCGCACCAATGGAAAAAGAGGAGGCAAGAACATGA
- a CDS encoding PLP-dependent aminotransferase family protein, with translation MAELKSKPTPLYKEVYDYILNRIVREEWQEHDKLPSVRDLANTLSVHRLTVFKAYQLLKDDGKVYVRDKSGYFVQGHAETREFSSLFEKKSRLSEIHRIPVTYQFSQALIDPNLLPNHYFSAYVKKVFDLYPKVLGTYSTIQGDEELRATLAGYFFKRHGLDLSADELLITSGAQQAIHLIAQLLIKPRDIVLLERPSYSAAIEIFRSQGAKIIPVDITKEGYDLVQVEAYMKAYKPVLFYVNPTFQNPTGYTVPAHQRKALVELAEKYRCVLVEDDTYFDIYFEKEPPAPIFKYDSEGMVVYIRSFSKYIAPGLRIAAIVCRQPLMNHLLTAKSLTDNGSPLLNQKIFLHYFTSARMQQHLEKLRIALSIRKEILESELKNTGWEWTSPDGGLNLWIKIPTSLDTNELLSKVLENSISFVPGIIFDPLNELQSYIRLSYSFINEQQLREGRGSSLIFQKIILDSK, from the coding sequence ATGGCGGAACTTAAAAGCAAGCCTACTCCTCTCTACAAAGAGGTGTATGATTATATTTTAAATCGGATCGTTCGAGAGGAATGGCAGGAGCATGACAAGCTCCCGTCTGTTCGCGACCTTGCAAATACGTTAAGTGTCCACCGGTTAACAGTCTTTAAGGCCTATCAGCTTTTAAAGGATGATGGCAAGGTATATGTTAGGGATAAGTCAGGTTATTTTGTTCAGGGGCATGCTGAAACAAGAGAGTTCTCTTCCTTGTTTGAAAAGAAAAGCCGGCTGTCGGAGATTCATCGGATCCCGGTAACCTATCAATTTTCACAAGCGCTAATTGATCCTAATTTATTGCCAAACCATTATTTTTCAGCATATGTAAAAAAGGTGTTTGATTTATATCCGAAGGTGCTGGGAACGTATTCCACCATCCAGGGAGACGAGGAATTGCGGGCGACGCTTGCCGGTTATTTTTTTAAGCGCCATGGATTGGATCTTTCAGCAGATGAACTGCTGATTACCTCCGGTGCCCAGCAGGCCATCCACTTAATTGCCCAGCTCCTCATCAAACCAAGGGATATTGTTTTGCTGGAAAGGCCCAGCTATAGTGCGGCAATTGAGATTTTTCGCAGCCAGGGAGCAAAGATCATTCCCGTTGACATTACGAAAGAGGGGTATGACCTTGTACAGGTGGAAGCTTATATGAAGGCATATAAACCCGTCCTTTTTTATGTAAATCCGACCTTTCAAAACCCGACCGGCTATACAGTGCCAGCTCATCAGCGAAAGGCATTAGTTGAGCTGGCTGAAAAATATCGATGTGTCCTCGTAGAAGATGATACATATTTTGATATTTATTTTGAAAAAGAGCCTCCAGCGCCGATCTTTAAATATGATAGTGAAGGCATGGTTGTCTATATTCGCAGCTTTAGCAAGTATATAGCACCGGGCTTACGGATTGCTGCCATAGTATGCAGACAGCCATTGATGAACCATCTTCTGACCGCTAAGTCATTGACAGATAACGGATCTCCTCTACTAAACCAGAAGATTTTCCTGCATTATTTTACCTCAGCAAGAATGCAGCAGCATCTTGAGAAGCTGCGAATCGCATTGAGCATCAGAAAAGAGATTCTTGAGTCGGAATTGAAAAATACGGGGTGGGAGTGGACTAGTCCTGATGGAGGCCTTAATTTGTGGATCAAAATTCCTACATCACTCGATACAAACGAGCTTCTATCCAAAGTTTTGGAAAACTCGATTTCCTTTGTTCCAGGCATTATTTTTGACCCATTAAACGAATTGCAATCATATATCCGCTTAAGTTATTCCTTTATTAATGAACAGCAGCTTAGGGAAGGGCGAGGAAGCTCGTTAATCTTTCAAAAAATAATACTAGATAGCAAGTAA
- a CDS encoding EamA family transporter has product MIILGYFVMCLIFGTTFLSIKVGIDAGFAPFFSAGIRFFIAGLLLFTWLVTRRKVRISLFLRGELALIGIGLTFGTFSTLYWAEQHITSGVAAVLSASGPIMIIFIQSFFLKKAPSGKSLIGCLIGMIGVSLLLLPSLTFEASIYWLLGCLVILLGEIFYASGTLYSKHVMERFAEIPPIALNAVQMMYGGAMLMVLSFFTEHPKFDSLFSINAAGSLFYLIVAGSMVGHSIYYWLVAKTNPVFPSTWLFVSPIIALILGSVLYQETITWSMGIGALTILMGIILVNADGLKMIISKRNLHKT; this is encoded by the coding sequence ATGATTATTTTAGGATATTTCGTGATGTGTTTAATATTCGGAACCACCTTCCTCTCCATAAAAGTGGGAATCGATGCAGGCTTCGCTCCGTTTTTTTCAGCGGGAATCCGCTTTTTTATTGCTGGCCTTCTGCTGTTTACCTGGCTGGTTACCAGAAGAAAAGTTAGGATTTCCCTCTTCCTTCGTGGAGAATTAGCACTTATTGGGATCGGTCTGACCTTTGGGACGTTTTCTACCCTTTATTGGGCTGAGCAGCATATTACCTCTGGCGTAGCAGCCGTCTTGTCTGCATCTGGACCGATCATGATCATTTTTATTCAAAGCTTTTTCTTAAAAAAAGCACCATCCGGAAAATCGTTAATAGGATGCTTGATTGGCATGATTGGAGTTTCTCTATTATTGCTTCCAAGCCTAACCTTTGAGGCGAGCATTTATTGGCTGCTAGGCTGCCTCGTCATCCTCTTGGGTGAAATTTTTTACGCATCGGGTACTCTTTATTCGAAACATGTGATGGAACGTTTTGCCGAGATTCCGCCTATTGCACTAAACGCAGTCCAAATGATGTATGGGGGCGCCATGCTGATGGTACTCTCTTTTTTTACCGAACACCCGAAATTCGATTCTTTGTTTTCCATAAATGCAGCTGGGTCTCTCTTTTACTTAATTGTGGCGGGTTCGATGGTTGGCCACAGCATTTATTATTGGCTCGTTGCGAAAACAAACCCGGTATTCCCTTCTACCTGGCTATTTGTTTCTCCTATCATCGCTTTGATTCTCGGTTCCGTTCTGTATCAGGAAACCATTACCTGGTCAATGGGAATCGGTGCATTAACGATTTTAATGGGGATAATCCTTGTGAATGCAGATGGTTTAAAAATGATAATTTCAAAGAGAAACCTGCATAAAACCTAA
- a CDS encoding DUF805 domain-containing protein: MQWYLNVLKNYTGFSGRARRKEYWMFFLVNAIISIVLSILQSVADLNNLLTGLYSLAVLLPSIAVGIRRLHDTGRSGWWLLIALIPIVGGIILLVFTCQDSQENENQYGPNPKKSSLI, translated from the coding sequence ATGCAATGGTATTTGAACGTGTTAAAGAATTATACTGGATTTTCAGGGAGAGCAAGGCGTAAGGAATATTGGATGTTCTTTCTTGTCAATGCCATCATATCCATCGTGCTTTCCATCTTGCAGTCAGTCGCGGATCTGAATAATTTATTAACAGGACTCTATTCATTAGCGGTTCTGCTTCCGTCCATAGCTGTTGGAATTCGCAGACTTCATGATACCGGAAGAAGTGGTTGGTGGCTTTTAATAGCCCTTATTCCTATAGTGGGCGGCATTATTCTGCTTGTATTTACTTGCCAGGATAGCCAGGAGAATGAAAATCAGTATGGACCCAATCCTAAAAAAAGTAGTTTAATTTAA
- a CDS encoding LysM peptidoglycan-binding domain-containing protein gives MSIHVVKYGDYLWGIASQYRTTVAEILRVNGLPSSLKLVPGQAIYIPDETTVLRYYVIKPGDNLWKLSQTFRTDIQLILNANPSMDPNHLFVGQKIAIPSPEKLPLATLGFIIPYSQETFLTDFEQISNQLTYLAITAYSLTDQGFAYNVLEDRKIVTKSREVHVIPLLMIRNLKGDQFSPELIGAVLENEIYRRNLVLSITNLAKQRNYGGVSIDFEFIPPPRRKDFNRFLTELKKSLENLILHVNVHAKTQDLPQNRIVGAYDYHAIGKAADIVAVMTVDYGYPTGPPDPISPLWWLAQVIRYSLSQISHPKLQIALSLYGYDKEVKTNATSAFSVLAAQNQAITLGAPIQYDLNARSPWYRYWKDKIEHIVWFEDIRSYQEKYNLIDQYELLGATYWQLSLPAPQNWNYLKKNIRVLKS, from the coding sequence ATGAGTATCCATGTGGTCAAATACGGAGATTATTTATGGGGGATCGCGAGTCAATACCGTACGACAGTGGCAGAAATATTGAGGGTGAATGGCCTGCCGTCTTCGTTAAAACTTGTCCCTGGACAGGCGATTTATATCCCTGACGAAACAACCGTATTACGTTATTATGTAATAAAACCAGGCGACAATTTATGGAAGCTCTCACAAACCTTTCGGACAGATATACAATTAATTTTAAATGCCAATCCGAGCATGGACCCAAATCATTTATTCGTTGGGCAAAAAATAGCTATTCCCTCACCTGAAAAACTTCCTTTAGCCACATTGGGATTTATCATTCCTTATTCTCAAGAAACCTTCCTCACTGACTTCGAACAGATTTCAAATCAGCTCACTTATTTAGCCATAACTGCCTATTCTTTAACAGATCAGGGCTTTGCTTACAATGTATTGGAGGACCGGAAAATTGTAACGAAAAGCCGCGAGGTTCATGTTATCCCGCTATTAATGATCCGAAATTTAAAGGGAGATCAATTTAGCCCCGAACTGATTGGGGCAGTACTTGAAAATGAAATATATAGAAGAAACTTGGTTTTAAGCATTACCAATCTCGCGAAGCAAAGAAATTATGGGGGAGTGAGCATTGATTTTGAATTTATCCCTCCGCCGAGAAGAAAAGATTTTAATCGATTTTTAACTGAGTTGAAAAAAAGTTTGGAAAACCTGATTCTCCATGTAAATGTACATGCTAAAACGCAGGATTTACCACAAAATCGGATTGTAGGTGCATACGACTATCATGCAATCGGGAAGGCAGCAGATATTGTTGCCGTTATGACAGTCGATTATGGATATCCAACTGGTCCGCCTGATCCAATTTCACCTCTTTGGTGGCTTGCTCAGGTCATCCGCTATTCACTTTCACAAATCAGCCACCCAAAGCTGCAAATCGCACTATCTTTATATGGCTATGACAAAGAAGTAAAAACGAATGCGACAAGTGCTTTTTCCGTCTTAGCAGCACAAAATCAGGCGATTACTTTAGGAGCTCCAATCCAATATGATCTTAATGCCCGATCTCCCTGGTATCGATATTGGAAAGATAAAATCGAGCATATTGTTTGGTTTGAAGATATCAGAAGCTACCAGGAAAAATATAATTTAATTGATCAATACGAATTACTAGGGGCAACTTACTGGCAATTAAGCCTTCCAGCACCACAAAATTGGAACTATCTTAAAAAGAATATCAGAGTGTTGAAGAGTTGA